A part of Rattus norvegicus strain BN/NHsdMcwi chromosome 4, GRCr8, whole genome shotgun sequence genomic DNA contains:
- the Dnajb8 gene encoding dnaJ homolog subfamily B member 8, with translation MANYYEVLGVQSSASPEDIKKAYRKLALRWHPDKNPDNKEEAEKKFKQVSEAYEVLSDSKKRSVYDRAGCDGWRAGGGASVPHAGPFGAGYPFRNPEDIFREFFGGLDPFSFEFWDTPFSDRGRPHGLRGAFSSGFGEFPAFMEAFSSFDTLGHGGGSHSTFSSTSFGGSGSGSSGFKSVMSSTEMVNGRKVTTKRIVENGHERVEVEEDGKLRSVTVNGKEKLMRVDSK, from the coding sequence ATGGCCAATTATTATGAAGTGCTGGGTGTACAATCAAGTGCCTCCCCTGAGGACATCAAGAAGGCCTATCGAAAGCTGGCTTTGCGTTGGCACCCCGACAAGAACCCTGACAACAAAGAAGAGGCCGAAAAAAAGTTTAAGCAAGTGTCTGAGGCCTATGAAGTTTTGTCAGACTCTAAGAAGCGTTCTGTGTACGACCGGGCAGGTTGTGATGGCTGGAGAGCTGGTGGCGGTGCCAGTGTCCCCCATGCCGGTCCCTTTGGTGCTGGCTATCCCTTTCGAAATCCCGAGGATATCTTCCGTGAGTTCTTTGGGGGACTGGACCCTTTTTCCTTCGAGTTCTGGGACACTCCGTTCAGCGACCGAGGTCGACCCCATGGTTTACGTGGAGCCTTCTCTTCGGGCTTCGGTGAATTCCCAGCGTTCATGGAAGCCTTTTCATCTTTTGACACTCTGGGCCATGGTGGGGGCAGCCACTCCACCTTTTCATCTACTTCCTTTGGTGGCTCCGGTTCTGGCAGCTCAGGGTTCAAGTCAGTGATGTCATCTACCGAGATGGTGAACGGCCGTAAGGTAACCACCAAGCGCATCGTTGAGAACGGACATGAACGTGTGGAGGTggaagaagatggaaagctccGGTCAGTAACTGTCAACGGCAAGGAGAAGCTCATGCGGGTGGACAGCAAGTGA